In Gadus chalcogrammus isolate NIFS_2021 chromosome 23, NIFS_Gcha_1.0, whole genome shotgun sequence, a genomic segment contains:
- the LOC130377275 gene encoding carbonic anhydrase 1-like, translated as MAHAWGYSAENGPEKWVKNFPIADGPRQSPIDIVPADASYDAGLKPLCLKYDAKDCIDILNNGHSFQVTFTDDTDSSTLKDGPISGVYRLKQFHFHWGGSDDHGSEHTISGTKYAAELHLVHWNTKYPSFGEAASKSDGLAVVGVFLKIGAANAQLQKVLDTFDAIKTKGTQTTFPGFDPTTLLPGCLDYWTYDGSLTTPPLLESVTWIVCKETISVSPAQMASFRALQFSGVGEAACCMVDNYRPPQPLKGRAVKASFK; from the exons ATGGCTCACGCTTGGGGATACAGTGCCGAAAATG GACCAGAGAAATGGGTCAAAAACTTCCCCATCGCCGACGGGCCCCGCCAGTCCCCCATCGACATAGTACCTGCAGATGCGTCTTACGACGCCGGCCTGAAGCCGCTCTGCCTCAAGTACGATGCTAAGGACTGCATTGATATCCTCAACAACGGACATTCCTTCCAAGTGACGTTCACCGACGACACAGACAGCTCCA CTCTGAAGGACGGACCCATCTCAGGGGTCTACCGCCTCAAGCAGTTCCACTTCCACTGGGGAGGCTCAGACGATCATGGCTCCGAGCACACCATCAGCGGGACCAAGTACGCCGCAGAG CTCCACCTGGTGCACTGGAACACCAAGTACCCCAGCTTTGGAGAAGCCGCCAGCAAGTCTGATGGCCTTGCTGTGGTCGGAGTATTCCTGAAG ATCGGGGCTGCGAACGCACAGCTCCAGAAGGTCCTGGACACCTTCGACGCCATCAAGACCAAA GGCACCCAGACCACCTTCCCCGGCTTCGACCCCACAACCCTTCTGCCCGGTTGCCTCGACTATTGGACCTACGACGGCTCCCTGACCACACCCCCTCTGCTGGAGAGCGTGACCTGGATCGTCTGCAAGGAGACCATCTCCGTCAGCCCTGCCCAG ATGGCCAGCTTCAGAGCTCTTCAGTTCAGCGGCGTGGGCGAGGCCGCCTGCTGCATGGTGGACAACtaccgccccccccagcccctgaaGGGCCGTGCCGTGAAGGCCTCCTTCAAATAa